In Erigeron canadensis isolate Cc75 chromosome 7, C_canadensis_v1, whole genome shotgun sequence, one DNA window encodes the following:
- the LOC122608525 gene encoding UDP-glycosyltransferase 79A2-like: MMRKELHLVMFPFLAFGHISPFVQLSNKLSSYSSIKISFLAASANVHKIESMLNCTPGLKTIPLTLPHVDGLPKGVENTSETSPDTVELLKVALDLMQPQVKTLLTDLKPDFIIFDFAQWWLPEMASELGIKTICFSVYTTITTAFLVVPSRISENAPQTLEAVKGPPAGFPGIIPIKTFEAQDFMYMFKSFHGTPSALDRFLTCLSGCNAILVKSCTEMEGPYIDYFGKQFRKPVLQIGPVVPEPHTGELDDIWASWLSQFPAKSVIYCSFGSESFLTDDQIRELALGLELIGLPFFLVLNFPANLESSAELKRTLPRGFLERVKGKGIVHSGWVQQRHIMAHESVGCYLCHAGFSSVIEALVSDCQLVMLPLKTDQFLNSKLVGSDWKVGIEVNRRDRDGYFGKEDVYEAVKSSMIETEQEPAKSIRANHKRWKEFLQNDEIQSKYITDLVENLQALS, from the coding sequence ATGATGAGGAAAGAGCTTCATTTGGTTATGTTTCCTTTCTTAGCATTTGGTCACATTAGTCCTTTTGTGCAACTGTCCAACAAACTGTCATCTTATTCCAGTATCAAGATTTCTTTCTTGGCCGCTTCTGCCAATGTCCACAAAATTGAATCCATGCTCAACTGCACCCCGGGCCTCAAAACCATCCCTCTAACTCTGCCTCATGTCGACGGCCTTCCTAAAGGGGTAGAGAACACCTCTGAAACCTCTCCAGACACTGTTGAACTCCTTAAAGTTGCATTAGACCTTATGCAACCCCAGGTCAAGACCTTACTAACAGACCTAAAACCTGATTTCATAATCTTCGACTTTGCACAATGGTGGCTGCCAGAAATGGCATCTGAGCTCGGTATCAAAACCATCTGTTTCTCGGTTTATACAACAATTACCACAGCTTTTTTGGTAGTTCCCTCCCGCATCAGCGAAAATGCACCACAAACTTTAGAAGCAGTAAAGGGACCCCCAGCCGGATTCCCAGGTATAATCCCTATCAAGACATTTGAAGCTCAAGACTTTATGTACATGTTCAAAAGCTTCCATGGCACTCCAAGTGCATTAGACCGATTCTTGACATGTTTGAGTGGCTGCAATGCAATACTTGTCAAATCATGCACAGAAATGGAAGGACCCTACATTGATTACTTTGGTAAACAGTTCAGGAAGCCAGTTCTTCAAATTGGTCCAGTGGTTCCTGAGCCACATACTGGCGAACTAGATGACATATGGGCTAGTTGGTTGAGCCAATTCCCAGCTAAATCCGTGATATACTGTTCTTTCGGGAGTGAAAGCTTTCTTACAGATGATCAAATTAGAGAATTAGCTTTAGGGTTGGAACTCATAGGCCTTCCTTTCTTTCTGGTGTTAAATTTTCCTGCAAACCTGGAGAGCTCTGCAGAGCTGAAAAGGACATTGCCTCGTGGGTTTTTGGAAAGAGTGAAAGGTAAAGGGATTGTACACTCAGGGTGGGTGCAACAACGGCACATAATGGCACACGAAAGTGTGGGCTGCTACTTGTGCCATGCTGGTTTTAGCTCGGTAATAGAAGCTCTGGTAAGTGACTGTCAGCTGGTGATGTTGCCATTGAAGACTGATCAGTTTTTGAACTCTAAACTAGTGGGCTCAGACTGGAAAGTTGGTATTGAAGTAAATAGGAGGGACAGGGATGGGTATTTTGGAAAAGAAGATGTCTATGAAGCTGTGAAAAGTTCTATGATAGAGACTGAACAGGAACCCGCAAAATCCATAAGAGCAAATCACAAGAGATGGAAAGAGTTTCTACAAAATGATGAGATACAGAGCAAGTATATCACAGATTTGGTTGAGAATTTGCAGGCTCTTTCATAA
- the LOC122607009 gene encoding peptidyl-prolyl cis-trans isomerase FKBP62-like: protein MDTDFDIPAAGGEDFMDDEEMDTASAAAVGLKVGEEKEISGSKGLKKKLLKEGQGWDTPESGDEVEVHYTGTLTDGTQFDSSRDRGTPFKFTLGQGQVIKGWDLGIKTMKKGENALFTIPAELAYGETGSPPTIPPNATLQFDVELLSWVSVKDICKDGGIFKKIVKEGEKWENPKDLDEVLVNYEVRLEDGTLVTKADGVEFKVEDGHFCPALSKAVKTMKKGEKVVLSVKPEYGFGDKGKPASGGEASVPANAALQITLELLSWKIVSSVTDDKKVIKKILKEGEGYERPNEGAVVQVKLIGKLEDGTVFTKKGHDDTELFEFKADEEQVIDGLDRAVMTMKKGEVALLTIAPEYAFGSAGSVQDLAAVPPNATVTYEVELVSFVKDKESWDMTTTQEKIEAAGKKKEEGNAFFKAGKYKKAVKRYEKAAKYIEYDTNFEEEEKKQAKALKVTCNLNNAACQLKLKDYKQAEKLCTKVLELESTNVKALYRRAQAYINVADLDLAELDIKKALEIDPNNKDVKLEYKVLKEKIKEYNKKDAKFYGNMFAKMTKSSANKEATKEAEPMSIDSKA from the exons ATGGATACGGATTTTGATATTCCGGCAGCAGGTGGTGAGGATTTCATGGATGATGAGGAGATGGATACAGCATCAGCTGCAGCAGTTGGTTTGAAAGTAggtgaagaaaaagaaattagtGGCAGTAAAGGattgaaaaaaaagttacttAAAGAAGGTCAAGGTTGGGATACTCCTGAATCTGGTGATGAAGTTGAAG TTCATTATACTGGAACATTGACTGATGGAACACAGTTTGATTCAAGCAGAGATAGAGGGACTCCTTTTAAGTTCACTCTTGGTCaag GGCAAGTGATCAAGGGATGGGATTTGGGTATCAAGACAATGAAGAAGGGTGAAAATGCACTTTTCACCATACCTGCGGAGCTAGCTTATGGTGAAACTGGTTCTCCACCGACAATCCCTCCCAATGCTACTCTTCAGTTTGATGTGGAATTGCTTTCTTGGGTTAGTGTCAAGGATATCTGCAAGGATGGTGGAATCTTTAAGAAAATCGTGAAGGAGGGAGAGAAGTGGGAGAACCCTAAGGACCTTGATGAGGTTCTAG TCAATTATGAGGTTCGCCTTGAGGATGGGACATTAGTTACAAAGGCTGATGGAGTGGAGTTTAAAGTAGAAGATG GTCATTTCTGCCCTGCTTTATCAAAGGCTGTTAAAACCATGAAGAAAGGAGAAAAAGTTGTCCTTTCAGTCAAACCAGAAT ATGGATTTGGGGACAAGGGAAAGCCTGCTTCTGGGGGTGAGGCTTCAGTCCCCGCCAATGCTGCACTACAAATCACACTAGAACTTCTATCATGGAAGATAGTCTCGAGTGTTACAGATGACAAAAAGGTTATCAAGAAAATCTTGAAAGAAGGGGAGGGATATGAGCGTCCGAATGAGGGAGCTGTTGTTCAGG TGAAGTTGATTGGTAAGCTAGAAGATGGTACTGTATTCACCAAAAAAGGTCATGATGATACTGAGCTATTTGAGTTCAAGGCAGATGAAG AGCAAGTGATTGATGGGCTGGATAGAGCTGTAATGACAATGAAGAAAGGGGAAGTGGCTCTTCTGACAATTGCACCAGAATACGCTTTTGGTTCTGCTGGTTCTGTCCAGGATTTAGCAGCAGTGCCCCCTAATGCTACCGTGACATATGAAGTTGAGCTTGTGTCTTTCGTGAAG GACAAAGAATCTTGGGACATGACCACTACCCAAGAGAAAATCGAGGCTGCTggcaaaaagaaagaagaaggaaatgCATTCTTCAAAGCTGGTAAATATAAGAAAGCAGTGAAGCGATATGAGAAG GCTGCTAAGTACATTGAGTATGATActaactttgaagaagaagagaaaaaacaAGCTAAAGCCTTGAAGGTTACCTGCAACCTGAACAATGCAGCTTGCCAGTTGAAACTGAAGGACTACAAGCAGGCTGAAAAGCTTTGCACCAAG GTGTTGGAACTTGAGAGTACAAATGTCAAGGCTCTTTATCGGAGGGCTCAAGCTTATATCAATGTAGCTGACCTGGATCTTGCAGAGCTTGATATAAAGAAAGCCCTTGAGATTGACCCTAATAACAA GGATGTGAAACTCGAGTACAAAGTACTGAAAGAAAAGATTAAAGAATACAATAAGAAGGATGCCAAGTTTTACGGGAACATGTTTGCCAAGATGACCAAGTCATCCGCCAAT AAAGAAGCCACAAAGGAGGCAGAACCAATGAGCATTGACAGCAAGGCGTAA
- the LOC122607516 gene encoding FK506-binding protein 2-like has protein sequence MATHDWMIRVTRFPMTLLVNSHKHTRDLFHSRHHQFLNNSTMKKYCLLILLITATIVSAKKASGVTELQIGVKHKPASCEIQAHKGDRIKVHYRGKLTDGTVFDSSFERGDPIEFELGSGQVIKGWDQGLLGMCVGEKRKLKIPSKMGYGDQGSPPTIPGGATLIFDTELVAVNGKGSGAGDTDNSEL, from the exons ATGGCAACACATGATTGGATGATCCGCGTCACCAGATTTCCAATGACACTTTTGGTAAATTCACATAAACACACACGGGATCTCTTTCACTCGAGACATCATCAATTCCTGAACAACTCTACAATGAAGAAATACTGTCTGTTAATTCTTCTAATTACCGCAACAATCG TTTCAGCTAAGAAGGCAAGTGGTGTTACTGAATTACAGATTGGCGTTAAg CACAAGCCAGCATCTTGTGAAATCCAAGCACACAAAGGTGACAGGATTAAAGTTCATTACAGG GGAAAACTTACTGATGGAACTGTTTTCGATTCTAGCTTTGAGAGGGGAGACCCAATTGAATTCGAGCTTGGTAGTGGTCAGGTGATTAAAG GTTGGGACCAAGGACTACTAGGAATGTGCGTTGGGGAGAAGCGTAAGTTGAAGATACCTTCAAAGATGGGTTATGGAGATCAGGGCTCACCACCTACTATTCCAG GCGGGGCCACACTTATCTTTGATACAGAGCTTGTTGCGGTCAATGGCAAAGGATCAGGTGCAGGAGACACCGATAACAGTGAGCTATGA
- the LOC122609339 gene encoding uncharacterized protein LOC122609339, with the protein MNVVFNPQAIAACLNVLFDEEENQSQEASSSSRPKFTRRVIRRDHVAAAKLLYDHYFAPEPTYPPDMFRRRFQMRKEMFMRIVRDINSFESIEPLPKHFKFFHKGATDATGRPGFYIFQKYTSAKRQLAYSFMVDALDEYLQMAQDTGYQCLDAFCKCVIHLYRDEYLRRPTEADMEWLTAKHVELQDRAPKVEFSVNGEQFQKGYYLADDIYLEWATLVKSFKCPMDQKTTKFKRYQEAARKDVERAFRVLQGRWQIIEQYVRPYSTNKIKRIMLCCVILHNMIVEDNGRTITEFEKELIANTTLSTHTWTERYSTQLRMYGELRDKRAHHQLRNALIEHVWNLPEHGHQR; encoded by the exons ATGAATGTTGTTTTCAATCCCCAAGCCATAGCTGCGTGTCTTAACGTTCTCTTTGACGAAGAAGAAAACCAAAGCCAAGAAGCGTCAAGTTCTTCAAGACCCAAGTTTACTAGAAGGGTGATCCGGCGAGATCACGTGGCTGCCGCAAAGCTTTTATACGATCATTACTTTGCGCCAGAACCAACCTACCCACCTGACATGTTTCGTAGAAGGTTCCAAATGCGAAAGGAAATGTTTATGCGCATAGTGCGAGACATAAACTCCTTTGAAAGCATTGAACCGCTACCGAAACACTTTAAGTTCTTCCACAAAGGCGCGACAGATGCTACTGGTCGTCCCGGTTTCTacattttccaaaaatataCTTCTGCCAAACGCCAGTTAGCGTATAGCTTTATGGTTGATGCTTTAGATGAGTACTTGCAGATGGCTCAAGATACGGGCTACCAGTGTTTAGACGCTTTCTGCAAATGTGTCATACACTTGTATCGCGACGAGTACTTGAGAAGGCCAACAGAAGCAGATATGGAATGGTTAACTGCTAAACATGTTGAG CTTCAAGACAGGGCTCCTAAAGTAGAGTTTTCGGTTAATGGGGAGCAGTTTCAAAAGGGATATTACTTAGCAGATGATATTTATCTAGAATGGGCTACTCTTGTTAAGTCATTCAAGTGCCCAATGGACCAGAAAACCACCAAGTTCAAAAGATACCAAGAagctgcaagaaaggatgtcgAGCGAGCATTTAGGGTTCTTCAAGGTCGTTGGCAGATTATTGAACAATATGTGCGACCATACAGTACCAACAAGATAAAACGGATCATGTTATGTTGTGTGATTCTCCACAACATGATCGTTGAAGATAACGGGCGCACAATTACAGAGTTTGAAAAAGAGTTGATAGCTAATACTACACTTTCAACCCATACGTGGACTGAAAGGTATTCAACACAGCTTCGTATGTACGGGGAGTTGCGCGATAAAAGGGCTCACCATCAACTCCGCAATGCTTTGATCgaacatgtttggaacctccCGGAACATGGCCATCAACGTTGA
- the LOC122609338 gene encoding pentatricopeptide repeat-containing protein At3g07290, mitochondrial — MAFEAFSVYERMGEDGFELGVMDYRNLVNGLCKNGFVRGAEMFVSRVVKVGFGLDVYFCSSLVLGYCRRGEMKEAFQEFDVLCERDGCGVNEVTFTVLIHGLCERGKVSEAFRLKEVMGEFGCRASIRTYSVLIKAMCDAGLIDKAMCLLDEMMNNQNDPNGHTFTILIDGLCKTGRIEEANGMFRKMMKNGLIPGTVTFNALINGYCKDGRVVTAFDLLAMMEKRNSRPNIRTYNELMGGLCRIGKPYKAMALLRKIIDNGLWPETLTYNILVDGFCREGQLDMAFRLLKSMDRLNLKSDGFAYTTVIDWLSKEGKLDQANGILGLMMKKGIDPDEVTFTALIDGCCKNGKTETAVMILNEIIRSTNFSLTGPHMFNSLIDAFGKDMKLGQGNAMLGKMLKHGITPSVVTYTILIDGFCRTGDINRSLEVFELMKGCNCPPNVFTYTVLINGYCQNGRVEEAEKLLQTMKNTGVSPNVITYTILIKTYVKSGDLKHGFEILNDMVKDKCQPNHETFSALLEGLILSKSVNNGSFTVFKNMGYTHAAEFLQKSGDSGVGESDLYNFLITGLYKVGRIHEGDELAQEMVKNGYFPDISVCSQILEHLCRVGKFDQCVLMMKEMFDHGLMPSFASYCSLVHGFQKEGKVQEVQSLMSDLLCKACVEDRDGVPAYMKFLVDFDEHDECLELLRVVEERNHQGRLVI; from the coding sequence ATGGCTTTTGAGGCGTTTTCGGTTTATGAAAGAATGGGGGAAGATGGGTTTGAATTAGGGGTGATGGACTATAGGAACTTGGTGAATGGGTTGTGTAAGAATGGGTTTGTGAGAGGAGCGGAAATGTTTGTTTCAAGGGTTGTGAAGGTCGGGTTTGGGTTGGATGTTTATTTTTGTAGTTCTTTGGTTTTGGGGTATTGTAGGAGAGGTGAGATGAAAGAGGCGTTTCAGGAGTTTGATGTTTTGTGTGAGAGAGATGGGTGTGGTGTAAATGAAGTGACTTTTACGGTTTTGATTCATGGGTTGTGTGAAAGAGGGAAAGTAAGTGAAGCGTTTAGGTTGAAGGAAGTAATGGGTGAGTTTGGATGCCGGGCTAGTATACGGACGTATAGTGTACTTATTAAAGCAATGTGCGATGCGGGGTTGATTGATAAGGCTATGTGTTTGCTTGATGAGATGATGAATAATCAAAATGATCCGAATGGTCATACTTTTACAATATTGATTGATGGATTATGTAAAACAGGCAGGATTGAGGAGGCTAATGGGATGTTTAggaagatgatgaaaaatggaTTGATTCCAGGTACAGTTACTTTTAACGCGCTGATTAATGGTTACTGCAAAGATGGAAGGGTTGTCACAGCTTTTGACCTACTCGCCATGATGGAAAAAAGAAACAGTAGGCCAAATATTCGTACATACAATGAACTTATGGGAGGATTGTGTAGGATTGGTAAGCCTTACAAAGCTATGGCATTATTAAGAAAGATAATTGATAACGGTTTGTGGCCCGAGACCCTAACTTATAACATATTGGTTGATGGGTTCTGCAGGGAAGGCCAACTTGATATGGCTTTTAGGTTACTAAAGTCAATGGATAGACTTAACCTTAAATCAGATGGATTTGCTTATACGACAGTTATTGATTGGCTTTccaaagaaggaaaactggatCAAGCAAATGGAATATTGGGTCTAATGATGAAGAAGGGAATAGATCCTGATGAAGTCACATTTACTGCTCTTATTGACGGGTGCTGCAAGAATGGTAAAACAGAAACTGCAGTTATGATTCTCAATGAAATCATCCGGTCAACAAATTTTTCTTTGACGGGTCCTCACATGTTCAACTCTCTAATTGATGCTTTTGGTAAAGATATGAAATTGGGTCAAGGAAATGCAATGTTAGGTAAGATGTTGAAGCATGGCATTACTCCTTCTGTGGTGACCTACACTATATTGATTGATGGGTTCTGTCGAACAGGTGATATTAACCGATCTTTAGAAGTTTTTGAGTTAATGAAGGGTTGTAATTGCCCCCCAAACGTGTTCACATACACAGTTTTGATTAATGGGTATTGTCAAAATGGCAGAGTGGAAGAAGCAGAGAAGCTTCTTCAAACCATGAAGAATACGGGTGTATCTCCAAATGTAATTACATATACCATACTGATTAAAACGTATGTTAAATCAGGTGATTTGAAACACGGGTTTGAAATCTTGAATGATATGGTAAAAGATAAGTGTCAACCAAATCATGAAACTTTTTCAGCATTACTTGAAGGATTAATTCTCTCTAAAAGTGTTAACAATGGTTCTTTTACTGTGTTTAAAAATATGGGTTATACTCATGCTGCTGAATTCCTTCAAAAATCTGGGGATAGTGGTGTTGGGGAATCAGATCTTTATAATTTCTTGATAACGGGATTGTATAAAGTGGGACGAATACATGAAGGCGATGAATTAGCTCAAGAAATGGTGAAAAATGGCTACTTTCCGGATATCTCTGTGTGTTCTCAGATCCTGGAACATTTGTGTAGGGTTGGGAAATTTGACCAGTGTGTACTGATGATGAAAGAGATGTTTGATCATGGACTTATGCCATCTTTTGCGTCATATTGTTCATTAGTTCATGGTTTTCAAAAGGAAGGAAAGGTTCAGGAAGTTCAAAGTTTGATGTCTGATCTTTTGTGCAAAGCTTGTGTTGAAGACCGAGATGGAGTGCCAGCGTACATGAAGTTTTTGGTAGATTTTGATGAACATGATGAATGCCTCGAGCTTCTTAGAGTTGTTGAAGAACGGAACCATCAAGGGAGACTTGTAATCTAG